The following are from one region of the Coffea eugenioides isolate CCC68of chromosome 2, Ceug_1.0, whole genome shotgun sequence genome:
- the LOC113754025 gene encoding cytochrome P450 714C2-like: MEEEQSLTIKVISSMVFAAASVLLGQLYHALVLKPKRIRSKLRRQGIKGPSPVFFYGNIPEMKSIHLQTRSMAATNSDELSHAWPAAVFPHLQQWRNEYGPIFLYSTGSIQTLCIMDPEMAKEVSLGNSSNLGKPSYISRDYSPLFGQGIFSSNGPYWTFQRKIIASEFYLDKVKDMVSLMVDTTSTILQSWETKTKDQRGDVEIRVDEDLTTLSADIISRACFGSSYSQGEKIFLKLHTLQKIMSKVLIGVPGLRYVPSKHNRDMWRLKEEIDSMILEVVKTRTETAHDKDLLQLILDAAKSEGEKSHFTSDFAANKFIIDNCKSIYFAGHETTATSASWCLMLLAAHPDWQARVRGEVLEVCGHNPPDADKFRSMKMLNMVIQEALRLYPPSAFLVREALQDKNLKGIRIPKGCNIQIPIAFLHQQPELWGRDARRFKPERFADGTTRACKVPQAYMPFGAGSRICAGQHFAMAELKVILSLVLSRFSFSLSPTYCHSPAFQLVIKPQHGVKLHVRRL, translated from the exons ATGGAAGAAGAGCAATCTCTCACAATAAAGGTCATTTCATCAATGGTGTTTGCAGCAGCTTCGGTTCTGCTGGGACAACTCTACCATGCCTTGGTGCTCAAGCCCAAAAGAATCCGATCAAAGCTGAGAAGACAAGGGATAAAAGGGCCTTCACCAGTTTTTTTCTACGGAAACATCCCTGAAATGAAAAGTATTCACCTTCAAACCCGTTCCATGGCTGCGACAAACAGTGATGAACTGTCTCATGCTTGGCCTGCCGCTGTATTCCCACATCTTCAGCAGTGGCGAAATGAATACG GACCAATATTCTTGTATTCTACTGGAAGCATTCAAACACTTTGCATCATGGACCCAGAAATGGCGAAGGAAGTAAGCCTTGGGAACTCCTCAAATTTGGGGAAACCCTCTTATATATCTAGAGATTATAGCCCTCTGTTTGGTCAAGGCATTTTTTCATCAAACGGCCCTTACTGGACTTTCCAAAGGAAGATAATTGCTTCTGAATTCTACCTCGACAAGGTCAAG GACATGGTAAGCCTCATGGTTGATACCACCTCCACAATCTTACAATCATGGGAGACCAAGACTAAAGATCAAAGGGGAGATGTTGAAATTAGAGTTGATGAGGATTTGACAACCCTATCAGCAGACATAATCTCAAGAGCTTGCTTCGGGAGCAGCTACTCCCAGGGGGAAAAGATATTCTTAAAGCTTCACACTCTTCAAAAGATCATGTCAAAGGTGCTTATTGGAGTCCCAGGGTTAAG GTATGTTCCCAGCAAACATAACCGAGATATGTGGCGATTAAAGGAAGAGATAGATTCCATGATATTAGAAGTGGTAAAAACGAGAACTGAAACTGCGCACGATAAAGACCTTCTACAACTGATACTTGATGCCGCTAAGAGCGAAGGAGAGAAGAGCCACTTTACCAGTGATTTTGCCGCCAATAAGTTCATAATTGATAACTGCAAGAGTATTTACTTTGCGGGGCATGAGACCACGGCCACCTCAGCATCCTGGTGTTTGATGTTATTGGCTGCACATCCAGACTGGCAAGCTCGTGTTCGTGGAGAAGTGCTTGAAGTTTGCGGACACAATCCTCCGGATGCAGATAAGTTTCGAAGCATGAAAATG CTCAACATGGTAATTCAGGAGGCACTACGTCTTTACCCACCATCGGCTTTTTTGGTAAGAGAAGCCTTGCAAGACAAAAATTTGAAAGGCATACGAATTCCGAAAGGCTGCAACATTCAGATTCCTATAGCATTTTTACACCAACAACCTGAACTATGGGGAAGAGATGCACGTAGGTTCAAACCAGAAAGGTTTGCAGATGGAACAACAAGAGCCTGTAAAGTTCCACAAGCTTATATGCCATTTGGAGCTGGGTCTCGCATTTGTGCAGGTCAGCACTTTGCAATGGCAGAATTGAAGGTGATCTTATCCCTTGTTCTCTCAAGGTTCAGTTTCTCCTTGTCACCAACATATTGCCACTCCCCTGCCTTTCAACTAGTCATAAAGCCTCAGCATGGGGTTAAGCTTCATGTTAGAAGACTGTAA
- the LOC113761800 gene encoding putative casein kinase II subunit beta-4: MYRDRGGGGGASKAEIMGGPPSSSLDRKRINDALDKHLEKSSPSTSRGLKDKSSAGVAAVPSTSAGMGGGSGKLHQQLDHRDTRSTSTLTSNKIKASDDESDTDSEESDVSGSEGDDTSWISWFCNLRGNEFFCEVDDEYIQDDFNLCGLSSQVPYYDYALDLILDVDSSHGDMFTEEQNELVESAAEMLYGLIHVRYILTSKGMASMLEKYKNYDFGRCPRVYCCGQPCLPVGQSDIPRSSTVKIYCPKCEDIYYPRSKYQGNIDGAYFGTTFPHLFLMTYGHLKPQKAVQSYVPRVFGFKIHRP; the protein is encoded by the exons ATGTATAGGGATCGAGGCGGAGGTGGAGGAGCATCGAAGGCGGAGATCATGGGAGGACCGCCGTCGTCGTCGTTGGATCGGAAGCGAATAAACGATGCGTTGGATAAACACTTGGAGAAGTCCTCTCCTTCGACATCTAGGGGATTAAAGGATAAATCTTCAGCTGGGGTGGCAGCCGTGCCATCCACATCCGCTGGTATGGGTGGCGGCTCGGGAAAGTTGCATCAGCAGCTGGACCATCGTGATACTCGCTCCACGTCTACTCTCACTTCCAACAAGATTAAAGCTTCTGATG ATGAATCGGATACAGATAGTGAGGAGTCTGATGTTAGTGGTTCTGAAGGGGATGATACATCTTGGATTTCATGGTTTTGCAACTTGCGAGGAAACGAATTTTTTTGTGAAGTTGATGATGAATATATTCAGGATGACTTCAATCTTTGTGGGTTGAGCAGTCAAGTTCCATACTATGATTATGCACTTGACCTAATTTTGGATGTAGACTCCTCTCATG GTGACATGTTTACCGAAGAACAGAATGAACTGGTGGAATCAGCAGCAGAGATGTTGTATGGTTTGATTCATGTTCGGTACATTTTGACTAGTAAGGGAATGGCTTCAATG TTGGAGAAGTACAAAAACTATGATTTTGGGAGATGCCCAAGGGTTTACTGTTGTGGGCAGCCCTGCCTCCCTGTTGGTCAGTCGGACATTCCACGATCCAGTACAGTGAAGATATACTGCCCCAAGTGTGAAGATATATATTATCCGCGTTCCAAATATCAAGGCA ATATCGATGGTGCTTATTTTGGAACAACGTTTCCTCATCTCTTCTTGATGACATATGGACACCTCAAACCACAAAAAGCAGTACAGAGCTATGTCCCCAGAGTTTTTGGCTTCAAGATACACAGGCCCTGA